DNA from Rosa rugosa chromosome 6, drRosRugo1.1, whole genome shotgun sequence:
ctatgggCTTAAGGGTAAGAGCAGATATACCTATACTTAAGGCATTTTCAGCCCAAATCTcggttgggctatagcccaagtaGCCTACTACACAGTTCCACCACTGATTTGGACAATTCAAGCACAAATTCTCGTATCCATCTTGGATGAATCTAATTCTAAATCATTTGAGTTGAAGTTGGAATTGGGTAAATGACACAAATAGCTATTTAGTTTTCGCTCATTTAATACATAACTTACCCACttaaaaaaatatcactttaaTTACTTAATTTATATCTTGTTTTAAACTTTAATTATTCGTCAATTTTTTCATAGAATCAATATATAAATTGGAAAAATTCAAGCTCATCTCTTCAAAATACCGGTATTTAGCAGGCTCACTATTTTGgcttcttagctattttggagagtatgtttagctttttgtctattttagcagctgcaccagactctaagtgactctctataataacttttagctatctcgctcataaatatagagagcgagatgagattctctataatttaaaacattcattttaagttattttatgtaatttataaatacattcaaactatttaatctttatttaaacaataatataaattcaaaactagctaaaatagagagcattgatgcagacataTTTTTAAAGTGACTTTTTAGCTATGTTAGCTAAAATTTAACAcaaaaatagctagcattgaTAAATATGCTGTTAGAGTAAGAAACTAGGGCGCAAATTAAAAGTCTCTTAGGATTTTTGGAGAATCGAATTAACCCTCCTCGAATCCATTAGAACCGCATCAGCTTGCACTCCTATGCCATAAACAAATGAAATGCTCTTTTTATAATGACAGAAAGCACTCCCATCATTACACCAACACTGCCCCTTCACGTAGCCATCATTGCTATACGCATTCTCAGTGCTCCCTCCCCCTCGAAACCTGGTTAGCAAGAAAGCTAAACAAAATGCACCAACAACTTAACTTTTATGTtttcttataaaaaataaaaaaaaaacttaactttcttttcttttattacaAGGAAATCAAAAGACAAAGGATAAAAAACTTAAATTACAATTAATTTTGACTTAAATAAGCTTAATAAATCAACTTTCAATAGAGGAATGACATCAGAGGGGGAGAGCTAAAGAATTTGCAGCTATGCTCATAACCATCTCAATACTTGCTAACAAATCAGCCACTGAATTAGACTGAAAGATAATTATGAGACTTGAATTCATAACTTATATCATCAATTAAATAGTCATCGCTATCGTAATCTCATTTATTATTTTTAACAAATTTTGCAAGTTTTAAACAGCTAATCTTCTCTGGTGTGACCGATTCTCAAGGGAGTTATTATTATTCTCAGCCAGCACCGTTAATTAGATCCCAagtaatttcaaaaaaaaaataaaagcccAAAAAACTTGACCGCAAAAACAAACCGTCCAAAATGACCGGTCAAaaagaccccccccccccccccccggcgaATATTCCGTACGCATACCAACCCCTGTCCCCCTCAGGGCTACTTCCGTAATTCCGCACCCGCCCCCCCCTTATCAGCAAAATCGCAAACACCCGCCGTCCGATCCCCAAAATCACACGCAATCGACGGCTGGAGCCCCCAGTTTGACCGGTGGCGGGTAATAAAGAAATAGCGAAAGGCTGGTTTTTTCTTCGGTCCAAAGTTTGACCGGAGAAAGGAGAAAACAGCTAAAAACAGAGGGGGGAGAaatttttagagagagaaagcgaGAAAACCCCCCAAAAAACgattctagagagagaaaaaggaaaTCGGAAAAACTCttaagaggagagagagagagagagagagagagaggggcttTGAGTTTTtcgttttttgtttttccttcttcttcttcttcctttgattttgaggtttttttttttgtgtggtgTGAATCAAAGgaagagaggaggaggaaggagagagaggaaggcgtttgcatttctctctctcttctttggtgttttttttttccgttcTGTTTCTTTTGTGTGGAAGGAAACTTAGGGTTTCGGGGGGGTTGTTGTGTAGCCGGATTCGGAAGACGGAagctgtgaagaagaagaagatgaatatGATGCGTAGGCTCAAGAGCATTGCTTCGGGTCGGACCTCTGTTTCGTCGGACCCGGTGAGTTTCGATTTTTTCTGTGTAGATtgagttttttgtgtttataTTTGCTCAGAGCTTGATTCCTAGCTCGGAGATATATGTAGAGGTTGTGGTTTTGTAATATGTAGAAGCTTGCCTGAGCTGAGATTTAGTCGATTAATTTTGGATTATATGGTACAGAAATAGATATTAGCTTTGATCCAAATTATATCTGAAAAGATGGCCAGTCATCACGGATTTTTGTGCATTTATATGGATTTTGAGGATCATTTGGTTTGTGTTTGTATTTTCTGTTACATTTGATCTCTGTTCTTTGGAGGTTCACTCTGTGCACATTAATTATGTATGTCTTTAGGATCATCAATGTGGAGAAAATGACAGATTGTGTTGAATATGCAAACTTGACAATGTGGTATATTTAATTGATTGTTTTGCGTTATACTACGATTGAATTTAAGCCTCACTCGTTTATGTTAATGCTGCCATCCTTAGTACTCTCTTACTCTCCAAATTTGATGTGCATGTTAAATTATGGTAATAGCTGTGGCTCTGAGATAATACAGGAGTTCTTTTTGTCATTATTTTGGATGTGAATTTAAATTTGATTCAGGATATCGATCTCTTATaagatttttcctttttcagagTGGCGATTCCAGCTCAAAGAGATCAAAGTTTGATCAACAAACTGAAAAGAAGGCTACTGTTGAGAGAAGAGCCACCGACCAGATTACAAATCCAACATCAATCGAATCAGCTGCAAGCACGTCCAGTGCATCTTCAGTAGCTAAGATACaggccaaagaagaaaaatCTACTGTTGATCAACTTCCGAAAGATATGCATCAAATGAATATTAGAGATGATAAGGTGAACAACCATGTTGAAAAGGTAAATTTTTTATAGGTTTTaatttttccatttttcttctcttcttgtaCACCGCGTATGTATTAATTATACTGCTATTTAAGTCTGGGGTAAAGTTTTCAACAAGCAAATCAGGATTGGTCACCAAGTTAATGGTTGTAAATTTCCCTTAACAGGATATGGAAGAAACTATCATAAATGGTAATGGAACAGAAACAGGCCATATCATTGCGACGACAGTAGGCGGTCGAAATGGACAACCTAAACAGGTGACTTCATTTCTATGGTTCAGTGGCGTTGTATTTGACAAGTGTTTCTTAATTTCATGGATCTGAAATCTTTAATGATACCATACTGCAAAGTTTTGATGTTGAATGAATTTTGGCTATTATAAGTAGGTTCTTTTATAGGATAGAGTTTATATTTGGGAATCCTTTTCTGGTTTGGTTTCCTCGGAGTTTACAGATTGATTTTTTCATGCTATTTTATCTGACTGGAGAACTGTTGCCATGTAGCTGATGCTTTCCTTCACATTATAATTTTGGAGCTTGTTATGTTAGAGGACAGTACACCATGTCCCTTGCGTTGTATTCTAtgtattaataaattttgagctTCTTATTAAAGAAAATGGATTTCAACTTCTCTCTGCATGATTGTTTGTGTCTTGAATCTTTGGTTCATTTAAATGCCATTGTTAGATGCTAATCATGCTATATCTTATTTGAGAGCTATTAATCATAATGTTATATTTCTATTTGGTTACAGACAATCTCTTATATGGCAGAGCGCGTAGTTGGCACTGGTTCATTTGGAGTCGTCTTTCAGGTACTTAGGATTATTTACATCTGTCCATTATAGGTTTTGTTGGTTGTCTTTTCACCGACATATTGGATTCaatctctctcttcctcactATACTTTGTTCTGCAGGCCAAGTGTCTGGAAACAGGTGACGCAGTTGCAATAAAAAAGGTGCTGCAGGATAAAAGATATAAAAATAGAGAACTTCAGATCATGCGCTCACTGGACCATCCCAATGTTGTTCAATTGAAGCATTGTTTCTTTTCAACTACCGAAAAGGACGAGCTGTACCTTAACCTTGTCCTTGAATATATATCTGAGACTGTTTACAGAGTGTCAAAGCATTATGTCAGGATGAACCAACATGTTCCCATTATTTATGTGCAGTTGTACACATACCAGGTGATTTTGGATACCATCTGCTGATTCCTTTTATCTCTTAAATAGTTGGTTATGAGGTTATTCTTATGCCTATCCTGGGTATTAATTTATATGTTTTCTCTCCTGTAGATTTGTCGGGCATTAAATTACTTGCACCATGTTGTTGGTGTGTGTCATCGTGATATTAAGCCACAGAATTTACTGGTAAGATAATCATgcacttttttattattttgataTTAATGCTGATACATATGAACCACAATTAGTTTTCACATTCACACAAGTCTGACTATATCAGACcagagaaaaaacaaacaactaaACAATTCCTTTGGAGTCAAAACCAAGTCTTTCTATTTAAACAAAAGGGATGGATACCCCCACACTATATGGGCTGGTGGTTGACTTAACACCCAAGTTTGGATAGACAGAGTAAGTTGAAGTAAGAATGCATGATAGCTTTATATTTCTTGTCTATTTATCTGGTTCAGTTGTTCTGAGATTGTACCTTAAGTCACTATACGGAGATTGAGGTTGTGTTGCATATTGCAGGTCAATCCCCACACTCATCAGCTAAAGATATGTGATTTTGGGAGCGCAAAGATGCTGGTATGTCTACTATCCTGTGAATTTGAAGGGACTGTGATGGTATCTAGGGACATTTTAGTTAGTAAGTTAAAAAAGATGGTATCTGGTACTCATGAATATTTAATTTTCTAATTTCAGGTGCCAGGTGAAGCCAACATATCATATATTTGCTCACGATATTATAGAGCTCCAGAACTCATATTTGGAGCTACAGAATATACAACTGCCATTGATATGTGGTCTGTTGGTTGTGtatttgctgagcttcttcttgGGCAGGTGAGTGTATATTTGAAGTGTTTATATCTAAGTTGCACAGGTTTAAATAAAGTGCTTAACTGCTAGTTTTGTATGCCGGGTGGTTGGGCAGGGAATTCTATTTCGTTACCTGGGGAACATgcacctttttttttccctttgtttTCATTGTTTGAAACACTTGACTATTTCTCATATATGCTGGGTCTTGCATCATTGCAGCCACTGTTTCCTGGGGAGAGTGGTGTTGATCAGCTGGTGGAAATCATAAAGGTATTGGATGTATGGTGATCTTGTTTCTTGTTCAGGTGATAGCTTTGCTATTTTGCATTCTAAGTTTGTTTATTCTGGAATGATACTAGATTCTTGGAACACCAACCAGAGAAGAAATCAAGTGCATGAATCCAAACTACACTGAGTTCAAGTTTCCTCAAATTAAAGCTCACCCCTGGCATAAGGTCTGTCCAGTAATTTAATTTAGAGTATCTATGATCAGCTTTTCACCAACTGTCATTAGCAGTGAATCTTATTGTGCTGCTTGTAACCTTCAGATATTCCATAAGCGAATGCCCTCTGAAGCTGTGGATCTCATATCAAGGCTGCTCCAGTATTCACCAAATCTGCGTTGTACTGCTGTAAGAAAATAAATTGCTTTTAATAAATTTTGTCAGAACCTTGTGAAATGTCTAGTTGCATTAGTATAAGATTAGTCCTTCCTTTCCCaaataagatatatatatatatatatatatttcaaccGTTTTTCAACCCTTAGCAAGGAATGTTAAGAGTGCAATCCACCACTTCATATGGTGATGTTGCGGCTTTAGCATTCAATTGCATAGTTGACTTACACGTAGGGTTATATCTCACCAGATGGTTGTAGGCATTCAATTTGAAATGGGAATTGGAATGGTCATACACTCCAGTGATTTATTCGGACTCTGATTGTTTCATGTATATTTTCTTCAAAGTTGTTTCTAAATTGTTTGCTGTTTCAGTTAGAGGCTTGTGCGCACCCTTTCTTTGATGATTTGAGAGACCCAAATGTTAGCTTGCCTAATGGACGGGCGGTACCTCCTTTGTTCGATTTTACAGCTCAAGGTAAGCTATTGGATTATTCCTCCAACATTATTGATTTAAAGGTTTTTAAGTCTTCTCTTAATCTTGATGTCAAATGCTCTGCAGAATTGGCCGGTGCATCCACTGAACTCCGACATCGTCTCATACCTGAGCATGCAAGGACTTAATTACTGAACCTAGGGGTGTCACATATTTCCGTGATGTAAATGCATTTTTGATTGATTGGATGCTCACGAGCTGTGCTGCCTTTACCCTTCTGCAAATCAATCAGGACAGGAGCAGTGAGATAAGTTCCTGGCGGGCTGTTTGCACAAACGGATGGAGGAATTTTTTCGGGGGCAGTGGGGCTGCTTGGCAACGAGATTCTAACACCAGTTTTACATTGTATCAATGGACGCCTTGACTTGTGAAAGATGAGTTGTTTCATATATGTTACTCTTTTGTCATATAGGTGTATGGGTATTGTGGAAATTAACCTAATGCGATCACTTAGATAAATTAGGTTCTCACTGTATACTGTTCCTCTGTTACAAAGGAATTCAAGTATTCAAGTTGTTTTCCCCATTTGAGTTGCGGTTGTTTATTCCAATCTATTTGCTCCTTCCTGCATCAGTAAGAAAATGCTGAAGCATAGTTATAATAGTTTATACCAATTTTATTAGGAGATTTGACATGCACATCGATCAGGTAAAGGTGTCATAATTTCTGTCGGAGCTTAAGAAGCATAtggcttatatttgtaactcggAAGCAGAACCAACTTATGAAAAAATTCTGAATCAAGTTATTTATTGAAAGAGTCCTTCGAAATAGCTTTACAAAGATCAAATCAGAATATGGATATGCTTAGCTAATATATATGCTACAATCCTCGGTACATGTTCACTACTCAGAAGTTCTCTTGCCAGAGCCTGATGAGGACCTCAATAAGCAATGGTGTGTAGATGACAAACAGACCCGAGATGATAAGTTGCAGGCAGCCATTGATTCGGGATACTGCTGGAGATCGATTGTATTCGTTTTGAAATTAGATGTCAAATGGGCAAATCCTACTATTTTATTTCAGAGAAAAACCTCTCAAAGAATATATGCAAAAAGGGTTCTCGTTCACTATCAGAAATATAGGAATATCTCATTACTTGCCGACCACACCAGCTTGCTTTTTTAATCTGTGCAACTTATCGGATATCCGTCCATGTGCTGAACCAGGTTTCTTTCCATGTTGATTAGTAGTTGGTTCCCACACTTTAGGCCCTTGCTTGGGGAGATCATCCAAGACTTGAACCATCCTTTGCTTCTTGGTGTTCTCAATTTGCTCATAACGCTCATGGAGTTTCCTTTTTGTGGCTTCGATTTTCACTTGCGCTGCAACTTCATCATCCAAGCGCTGCATCTTTTCTTCATTGTTGTTTGAGGCCTTATTTGGCTTCACAGCTACAACTTCTTGTTTCTTGATCACTAGTTGTTCATTCTTGTTTTGTTTGCTAAGAACATCTGAAGAGGACTGTTTAGAATTTTGGGTAGCCAAATATTCACTTACCACGACTTTCCACCCATCAACAAGTGTTCGAGCAAGATCACGAATCTGCTTGGATCCATGCTTTTTGAGACCACTAACAACTTTACCAATTGCGGTTGCCTCAAGAGTCTCCACAGTCATAGTCATCATCTTTAGTCTCGTCAGATACTCGAGCATTGAAGCGTCATTAGCCTTTTCCTTATCACTGTTTTCAAAAATTTCCTTGATCCTCAAGACCTCTGCATCAATATTTTGAGAAGCGTCATCAATCGAAACACGATCGGCCTCATCACTTAGGTTGCTCTCTTTATTAACATCAGCCTCAAGTAGTCCTTCACAGCCATCGCTATCGGATCCACTTTCGCAACCACCATGAACTGATTCTTCATCATTGCCTAAACACTGAATAGAAGACAATCGTGCAACTATTCTGTCCTTTTGTAAACTGAAGTCTTTTGGAAAATCAGAAGCGGCCACCTTGATGGCATGATCAATTATACTGAAAATATTCGTATCTTTCGCAGTTTCAAAGTAATTCCTCCAGTAATTCAGTGGCCGAGACTTGGTCCTCGCCATGGTCGAAAGACAGAGAAAAGGGAAATACGAGATGGGGTTAAGCTGTGGGTTATGGTAAAAAGCAGTTATATAGAGATTAGGGATATATACCAATCTCAATAGGAAAAGAATTCCTTGTCTCAATTGGAAATGAATGCCTTGTCTCAATAGGAAAAGAGAAAGCGTGGGCTTCAAGATAACCCTAAAGAAATCTACTTCTGCTCTAAAATCCATTTAAAAATTAAACTAATATCAtactaaaaaaaagaagaaagatgcTGAAGATCAAGAAAGTTCCTACTGTGGTTTCTAATTACCAGAAAGATGAGGCGGATGAGGGGCGCCGAGTTGGGCTTTGTGGCCGCAACTGCCTTAACAAATGTTGCATTCCAGGAGCAAAACTTCCATTGTATGCTTTCAAGAAGCAAAACAACTCACCTGGTGATGAGAAGCAAGAGGCTCCCATTGCTTTTCTTGATTCATTAGTTCTTGGAGAGTGGGAGGATCGTATGAAGAAAGGCCTATTTCGATATGATGTCACTGCCTGCGAAACCAAGGTGATCCCGGGTCAGTTTGGCTTCATTGCGCAGCTCAATGAGGGCCGCCACCTTAAGAAGCGTCCAACCGAGTTTCGAGTTGACAAGGTCCTCCAACCTTTTGATGGCAACAAGTTCAACTTTACTAAAGTTGGCCAAGAAGAGGTTCTGTTCCAGTTTGAAGCGAGTGAAGATGGTGAAGTTCAGTTTCACCCTAACGCACCTATTGATGTTGAAAACTCTCCAAGCGTTGTTGCCATCAATGTCAGTCCAATTGAATATGGGCATGTGCTGTTGATTCCTCGTATTCTTGAGTCTTTGCCACAAAGAATTGATCGTGAGAGCTTCTTGCTTGCACTTCACATGGCGGCAGAAGCAGGGAGTCCTTACTTTCGATTGGGTTACAACAGCTTGGGTGCATTTGCCACCATCGATCACCTTCACTTCCAGGCTTACTACTTGGCCTTAACCTTTCCCATTGAAAAGGCTCCTACCAAGAAAATAACCAGTTTGGATGTTGGGGTGAAGATCTCTGAGCTTCTGAGCTATCCTGTTAGAGGTCTAGTTTTTGAGGGTGGAAATACTCTGGAAGATTTGTCAAACTCTGTCTCTGATGCCTGTATTTGCCTTCAAGCGAACAACATTGCTTTCAATGTCCTCATATCCGACTGCGGAAAGCGGATCTTTCTCTTGCCACAGTGTTATGCTGAGAAACAAGCTCTTGGGGAAGTTAGGGCAGAGCTTCTGGATACTCAGGTGAATCCAGCTGTGTGGGAAATTAGTGGACATATGGTGTTAAAGAGGAAGAAGGACTATGATGAGGCATCTGATGAAAATGCTAGGAAGCTTCTTGCCGAGGTCTCTCTTTCTGAAGAGAGGTTCCAAGAGGTGAATGCTCTTATATTTGGAGCCATTGCTTGTGCTGGTGATGATGGGAATGCAAATTCACTTAACGATCCAGATGTGAATCCTCGCTATCATGAAGAAGTCAGTGCCATTAACAAAAGCTCCCGTCATGCTATGGAGTCCCGGACCCAGGAATGCCTTGTTCTGCAGTAATGAGCAGATTAGTGGTTTTGTTCCTGTGAATCTAGTATTGCAGTTTGCCATTTGGGTCTATGTCTGTACCTTATTGATGCTAACCGATGCCTAAATAAGCAAAAATCAGCTCTACTTCTGCAGGTTGTATGTTCTGCATTACGAGTTTGATCTATTTGATTAGGGGGATTTATGCATGGCTACtgtctttctttttttgaatcgaTTCATCAAATGGTTGTCATTAACTCAAGTCAGGAAGGCCATTCATATCCCTCCGCCATCATGAAAGAAATGCAAGAGGTTGTTGGTTACCATATTGGTACATAGGGTTAGACCCTCCAATTTACAAGCAGCGGTTACTTATTAAAATTAAGTCTATAAACTATATAAAACAAGAAACACAGTAAATAGACGCAGTTCAAAATAAATAACATAAAACTACATTTTCTCTATGCCCTTTTAAGCTAGGGCTAGGAGAGGCTTCTCTGAGTATAGCATACGCAACAACTCCTCTGTAGGACGTACCTTCTTCGACTTTGGaggatttttgtttttcaaccCCAAAGGGTTTGCCACGCTTCTTCTTAGCAGTGGCTTGTTTAGGTTGGACTTGTGGGGTGTGCAGCATCACTTCCTTGGGCATCATCCTCTTGGCACAATCATTCCGCTAGTGAGCTGTgcctgttggtaagttataatttctTGTCATGGGTtcgattgtaatacccgaaaaattcaagttaatttccgatgacgttttggaaatgatttcgtggtcgtggacacgagtacgaagcttagaggagtgtggaattagttcgaacgattttattttgaaaactgaacgttttaggggggtcaaaggagttgactttttatacattgggaaattgggaaaacttccttcatgaaagttgtagagcgcgtcgatacgagttcgtggacatatggaacgtaatattcggagttcgtatgaataagttacgaatatttgaaaattgggattttctataaatatgaaaaaaaaatccgaatattgcaaatgaggacagaatttctggaactccagaaatttctccccatttctctcccgagcccagccgcgaccccctcccttcgtcaccttcgttcttcctcatccggccaccgattgatgtgaaacaaagtgggtttttctggtctcgaccccctttacgagtttgtagaagaaatcgaagtgaaatacgagctgtatgaggctctacaaggtcgagaagagagcctcgtcggagacgaaatcgctcttccccactttttctgggctctactttgtctggccatatcttcctctacaggcctccgatcgacctgattccaaaagcaatttttctcaccgtgaagttttctacaactttccagaagacatcgacttgagataaccatcgtggtggccgctagaagaccgagaagccgcacagccgagctggaaatcgtcttccttcgccaccttggttctcccagctccggccactatagctcgagttctttgagggcttttctagcccagaggaagtagaagctatccccaagaaggcttgcagcgatttaatccggggtgatcgaattttgaagattgggaaactagggttcttcgggtttcaaaacttgcgaggtaaaattctactttttggcttataatctgactttggtgtagttatgaaaagtgaaattggagttgagttgaaggactttgatgttgggagttttgtctaattttgactttggatgggtggcggtgccgcc
Protein-coding regions in this window:
- the LOC133714131 gene encoding shaggy-related protein kinase theta, with protein sequence MNMMRRLKSIASGRTSVSSDPSGDSSSKRSKFDQQTEKKATVERRATDQITNPTSIESAASTSSASSVAKIQAKEEKSTVDQLPKDMHQMNIRDDKVNNHVEKDMEETIINGNGTETGHIIATTVGGRNGQPKQTISYMAERVVGTGSFGVVFQAKCLETGDAVAIKKVLQDKRYKNRELQIMRSLDHPNVVQLKHCFFSTTEKDELYLNLVLEYISETVYRVSKHYVRMNQHVPIIYVQLYTYQICRALNYLHHVVGVCHRDIKPQNLLVNPHTHQLKICDFGSAKMLVPGEANISYICSRYYRAPELIFGATEYTTAIDMWSVGCVFAELLLGQPLFPGESGVDQLVEIIKILGTPTREEIKCMNPNYTEFKFPQIKAHPWHKIFHKRMPSEAVDLISRLLQYSPNLRCTALEACAHPFFDDLRDPNVSLPNGRAVPPLFDFTAQELAGASTELRHRLIPEHART
- the LOC133714133 gene encoding probable mediator of RNA polymerase II transcription subunit 26b, whose protein sequence is MDFRAEVDFFRVILKPTLSLFLLRQGIHFQLRQGILFLLRLVYIPNLYITAFYHNPQLNPISYFPFLCLSTMARTKSRPLNYWRNYFETAKDTNIFSIIDHAIKVAASDFPKDFSLQKDRIVARLSSIQCLGNDEESVHGGCESGSDSDGCEGLLEADVNKESNLSDEADRVSIDDASQNIDAEVLRIKEIFENSDKEKANDASMLEYLTRLKMMTMTVETLEATAIGKVVSGLKKHGSKQIRDLARTLVDGWKVVVSEYLATQNSKQSSSDVLSKQNKNEQLVIKKQEVVAVKPNKASNNNEEKMQRLDDEVAAQVKIEATKRKLHERYEQIENTKKQRMVQVLDDLPKQGPKVWEPTTNQHGKKPGSAHGRISDKLHRLKKQAGVVGK
- the LOC133714132 gene encoding GDP-L-galactose phosphorylase 2-like; this encodes MLKIKKVPTVVSNYQKDEADEGRRVGLCGRNCLNKCCIPGAKLPLYAFKKQNNSPGDEKQEAPIAFLDSLVLGEWEDRMKKGLFRYDVTACETKVIPGQFGFIAQLNEGRHLKKRPTEFRVDKVLQPFDGNKFNFTKVGQEEVLFQFEASEDGEVQFHPNAPIDVENSPSVVAINVSPIEYGHVLLIPRILESLPQRIDRESFLLALHMAAEAGSPYFRLGYNSLGAFATIDHLHFQAYYLALTFPIEKAPTKKITSLDVGVKISELLSYPVRGLVFEGGNTLEDLSNSVSDACICLQANNIAFNVLISDCGKRIFLLPQCYAEKQALGEVRAELLDTQVNPAVWEISGHMVLKRKKDYDEASDENARKLLAEVSLSEERFQEVNALIFGAIACAGDDGNANSLNDPDVNPRYHEEVSAINKSSRHAMESRTQECLVLQ